The Nycticebus coucang isolate mNycCou1 chromosome 5, mNycCou1.pri, whole genome shotgun sequence genome window below encodes:
- the THBS2 gene encoding thrombospondin-2 isoform X1 — translation MLCGLFLLALWAWPGARAVSQDEDAVFDLFSVSNINRKTIGAKQFRGPEPGGPAYRFVRFDYLPPVGAAALRTIAERARRRDGFFLTAQVRQDRGTRGTLLGLHGPGAAQRQFEIVSNGPADTLDLTYWAGGAQHVLSLEDVGLADARWKNVTVQVASETYSLYVGCDLIDSVTLDEPFYERLQPEGSKMYVAKGAARDGHFRGLLQNVHLVFENSVEDLLTKKGCQQGQGAEVNAISENTETLHLSPHVRTEYVGPSAEQRPPVCEHSCEELENMINELSGLHVIVNQLNENLKRVSNDNQFLWELIGGPPKTRNVSTCWQDGRFFAENETWVVDSCTTCTCKKFKTICHQITCPPSTCANPSFVDGECCPSCFHSLDSEEGWSPWAEWTECSVTCGSGTQQRGRSCDVTSNTCLGPSIQTRACSLGKCDTRIRQDGGWSHWSPWSSCSVTCGVGNITRIRLCNSPVPQMGGKNCKGSGRETKACQGVPCPIDGRWSPWSPWSACTVTCAGGIRERTRVCNSPEPQHGGKTCVGDVTERQMCNKRSCPVDGCLSNPCFPGAECSSFPDGSWSCGSCPVGFLGNGTHCEDLDECALVPDVCFPSSKGPRCINTQPGFHCLPCPPRYRGTQPSGVGLEAASTDKQVCEPENPCKDKTHSCHRHAECVYLGHFSEPMYKCECQTGYAGDGLICGEDSDLDGWPNLNLVCATNATYHCVKDNCPHLPNSGQEDFDKDGIGDACDDDDDNDGVTDEKDNCQLLFNPRQFDYDKDEVGDRCDNCPYVHNPAQIDTDSNGEGDACSVDIDGDDVFNERDNCPYVYNTDQRDTDGDGVGDHCDNCPLVHNPDQTDVDNDLVGDQCDNNEDIDDDGHQNNQDNCPYISNANQADHDSDGKGDACDPDDDNDGIPDDRDNCRLVFNPDQEDSDGDGRGDICKDDFDNDNVPDIDDVCPENNAISETDFRNFQMVPLDPKGTTQIDPNWVIRHQGKELVQTANSDPGIAVGFDEFGSVDFSGTFYVNTDRDDDYAGFVFGYQSSSRFYVVMWKQVTQTYWEDQPTRAYGYSGVSLKVVNSTTGTGEHLRNALWHTGNTEGQVRTLWHDPKNIGWKDYTAYRWHLTHRPKTGYIRVLVHEGKQVMADSGPLYDQTYAGGRLGLFVFSQEMVYFSDLKYECRDV, via the exons ATGCTGTGTGGGCTGTTCCTGTTGGCCCTGTGGGCATGGCCTGGTGCTCGAG CCGTGAGCCAGGACGAGGACGCCGTCTTCGACCTCTTCAGCGTCAGCAACATCAACCGCAAGACCATCGGCGCCAAGCAGTTCCGCGGCCCGGAGCCGGGCGGGCCGGCCTACCGCTTCGTGCGCTTCGACTACCTGCCGCCCGTGGGCGCCGCCGCGCTGCGCACCATCGCCGAGCGGGCGCGGCGCCGCGACGGCTTCTTCCTGACGGCGCAGGTGCGGCAGGACCGCGGGACCCGGGGCACGCTGCTCGGCCTGCACGGCCCGGGCGCCGCCCAGCGCCAGTTCGAGATCGTGTCCAACGGCCCAGCAGACACGCTGGACCTGACCTACTGGGCCGGCGGTGCCCAGCACGTGCTCTCACTGGAGGATGTGGGCCTCGCAGACGCGCGCTGGAAGAACGTCACCGTGCAGGTGGCCAGTGAGACCTACAGCCTGTACGTGGGCTGCGACCTCATAGACAGCGTCACCCTGGACGAGCCCTTCTACGAGCGCCTGCAGCCGGAGGGCAGCAAGATGTACGTGGCCAAGGGCGCTGCCCGCGACGGCCACTTCAGG GGTTTGCTTCAGAATGTCCACTTGGTTTTTGAAAATTCTGTGGAAGATCTTCTAACCAAGAAAGGTTGTCAGCAAGGCCAGGGAG CTGAGGTCAACGCCATCAGTGAGAACACAGAGACGCTTCACCTGAGCCCTCATGTCCGGACCGAGTACGTGGGCCCGAGTGCTGAGCAGCGGCCGCCGGTGTGTGAGCACTCCTGTGAGGAGCTGGAGAACATGATCAACGAGCTCTCCGGGCTCCATGTCATTGTGAACCAGCTCAACGAGAACCTGAAAAGAGTG TCGAATGATAACCAGTTTCTCTGGGAGCTCATCGGTGGCCCTCCCAAGACGAGGAATGTGTCCACTTGCTGGCAGGATGGCCGTTTCTTTGCAGAAAATGAGACCTGGGTGGTGGACAGCTGTACCACGTGTACCTGCAAG aaatttaaaaccaTCTGCCACCAAATCACTTGCCCTCCATCAACCTGTGCCAACCCTTCCTTCGTGGACGGTGAATGCTGCCCGTCCTGCTTCCACT CGTTGGACAGTGAGGAGGGCTGGTCTCCATGGGCAGAGTGGACCGAGTGCTCCGTGACGTGTGGCTCCGGGACCCAGCAGAGAGGCCGCTCATGCGACGTCACCAGCAACACCTGCTTGGGGCCATCCATCCAGACGCGGGCTTGCAGCCTGGGCAAATGTGACACCCGCA TCCGGCAGGACGGCGGCTGGAGCCACTGGTCACCTTGGTCTTCCTGCTCTGTGACCTGTGGGGTTGGCAACATCACACGCATCCGTCTCTGCAACTCCCCTGTCCCCCAGATGGGGGGCAAGAATTGCAAAGGGAGTGGCCGGGAGACCAAGGCCTGCCAGGGTGTCCCGTGTCCAA TTGACGGCCGCTGGAGCCCTTGGTCCCCGTGGTCAGCCTGCACTGTTACCTGCGCTGGTGGGATCCGGGAGCGCACAAGGGTCTGCAACAGCCCCGAGCCGCAGCACGGGGGCAAGACCTGCGTGGGGGATGTAACCGAGCGCCAGATGTGCAACAAGAGGAGCTGCCCGGTCG ATGGGTGTCTGTCCAACCCCTGCTTTCCTGGAGCTGAGTGCAGCAGCTTCCCTGATGGTTCCTGGTCCTGTGGCTCCTGCCCGGTGGGCTTCCTGGGCAATGGCACTCACTGTGAGGATCTGGACGAG TGTGCCTTGGTCCCCGACGTCTGCTTCCCCAGCAGCAAGGGTCCACGCTGCATCAACACCCAGCCCGGCTTCCActgcctgccctgccccccaCGCTACCGAGGGACCCAGCCCAGCGGGGTCGGCCTGGAGGCTGCAAGCACAGACAAGCAA GTGTGTGAGCCCGAGAACCCGTGTAAGGACAAGACACACAGCTGCCACAGACACGCAGAGTGCGTTTACCTGGGCCACTTCAGTGAGCCCATGTACAAGTGTGAGTGTCAGACGGGCTACGCTGGCGATGGGCTCATCTGTGGAGAGGATTCAGACCTGGATGGCTGGCCCAACCTCAACCTGGTCTGTGCCACCAATGCCACCTATCACTGTGTCAAG GATAACTGTCCCCATCTGCCCAATTCTGGGCAAGAAGATTTTGACAAGGATGGAATTGGTGATGCCTGTGATGATGACGATGACAACGATGGTGTGACCGACGAGAAG GACAACTGCCAGTTGCTCTTCAACCCCCGCCAGTTTGACTATGACAAGGACGAGGTGGGTGACCGCTGTGACAACTGCCCCTATGTGCACAACCCCGCACAGATTGACACTGACAGCAACGGCGAGGGGGACGCCTGCTCCGTGGACATTGATGGTGACG ACGTCTTCAACGAGAGGGACAACTGCCCCTATGTCTACAACACGGATCAGAGGGACACTGATGGCGACGGTGTGGGGGACCACTGCGACAACTGCCCCCTGGTGCACAACCCTGACCAG ACCGATGTGGACAATGACCTCGTCGGAGACCAGTGTGACAACAATGAGGACATCGATGATGACGGTCACCAGAACAACCAGGACAACTGCCCCTACATCTCCAATGCCAACCAGGCTGACCATGACAGTGACGGCAAGGGTGACGCCTGTGACCCTGACGACGACAATGATGGGATTCCAGACGACAGGGACAATTGCCGGCTTGTCTTTAACCCCGACCAAGAGGACTCGGATG GTGACGGGAGGGGTGATATCTGTAAAGATGACTTTGACAATGACAACGTCCCAGACATTGATGATGTGTGCCCTGAAAATAATGCCATCAGTGAGACCGACTTCAGGAACTTCCAGATGGTTCCCTTGGATCCAAAGGGGACCACCCAGATTGACCCCAACTGGGTCATTCGTCACCAGGGCAAGGAGCTGGTTCAGACGGCCAACTCGGACCCTGGCATTGCTGTAG GATTCGATGAGTTTGGGTCCGTGGACTTCAGCGGCACCTTCTACGTCAACACCGACCGGGATGATGACTACGCAGGCTTCGTCTTCGGCTACCAGTCCAGCAGCCGCTTCTACGTGGTGATGTGGAAGCAGGTGACACAGACCTACTGGGAAGACCAGCCCACACGGGCCTACGGCTACTCCGGCGTGTCCCTCAAGGTAGTCAACTCCACCACCGGGACGGGCGAGCACCTGAGGAACGCGCTTTGGCACACGGGCAACACGGAGGGCCAG GTGCGAACCTTGTGGCATGACCCCAAGAACATCGGCTGGAAGGACTACACGGCCTACAGGTGGCACCTGACCCACAGGCCCAAGACCGGCTACATCAG GGTCTTAGTGCATGAAGGGAAGCAGGTCATGGCGGACTCAGGACCACTGTATGACCAGACCTATGCAGGCGGGCGGCTGGGGCTGTTTGTCTTCTCCCAGGAAATGGTCTATTTCTCCGACCTCAAGTACGAGTGCAGAG
- the THBS2 gene encoding thrombospondin-2 isoform X2: MLCGLFLLALWAWPGARAVSQDEDAVFDLFSVSNINRKTIGAKQFRGPEPGGPAYRFVRFDYLPPVGAAALRTIAERARRRDGFFLTAQVRQDRGTRGTLLGLHGPGAAQRQFEIVSNGPADTLDLTYWAGGAQHVLSLEDVGLADARWKNVTVQVASETYSLYVGCDLIDSVTLDEPFYERLQPEGSKMYVAKGAARDGHFRGLLQNVHLVFENSVEDLLTKKGCQQGQGAEVNAISENTETLHLSPHVRTEYVGPSAEQRPPVCEHSCEELENMINELSGLHVIVNQLNENLKRVSNDNQFLWELIGGPPKTRNVSTCWQDGRFFAENETWVVDSCTTCTCKKFKTICHQITCPPSTCANPSFVDGECCPSCFHSLDSEEGWSPWAEWTECSVTCGSGTQQRGRSCDVTSNTCLGPSIQTRACSLGKCDTRIRQDGGWSHWSPWSSCSVTCGVGNITRIRLCNSPVPQMGGKNCKGSGRETKACQGVPCPIDGRWSPWSPWSACTVTCAGGIRERTRVCNSPEPQHGGKTCVGDVTERQMCNKRSCPVDGCLSNPCFPGAECSSFPDGSWSCGSCPVGFLGNGTHCEDLDECALVPDVCFPSSKGPRCINTQPGFHCLPCPPRYRGTQPSGVGLEAASTDKQVCEPENPCKDKTHSCHRHAECVYLGHFSEPMYKCECQTGYAGDGLICGEDSDLDGWPNLNLVCATNATYHCVKDNCPHLPNSGQEDFDKDGIGDACDDDDDNDGVTDEKVGRLRPLDHLSWTSGEAGRRARSVPSCVHRTTASCSSTPASLTMTRTRWVTAVTTAPMCTTPHRLTLTATARGTPAPWTLMVTTSSTRGTTAPMSTTRIRGTLMATVWGTTATTAPWCTTLTRPMWTMTSSETSVTTMRTSMMTVTRTTRTTAPTSPMPTRLTMTVTARVTPVTLTTTMMGFQTTGTIAGLSLTPTKRTRMVTGGVISVKMTLTMTTSQTLMMCALKIMPSVRPTSGTSRWFPWIQRGPPRLTPTGSFVTRARSWFRRPTRTLALL; the protein is encoded by the exons ATGCTGTGTGGGCTGTTCCTGTTGGCCCTGTGGGCATGGCCTGGTGCTCGAG CCGTGAGCCAGGACGAGGACGCCGTCTTCGACCTCTTCAGCGTCAGCAACATCAACCGCAAGACCATCGGCGCCAAGCAGTTCCGCGGCCCGGAGCCGGGCGGGCCGGCCTACCGCTTCGTGCGCTTCGACTACCTGCCGCCCGTGGGCGCCGCCGCGCTGCGCACCATCGCCGAGCGGGCGCGGCGCCGCGACGGCTTCTTCCTGACGGCGCAGGTGCGGCAGGACCGCGGGACCCGGGGCACGCTGCTCGGCCTGCACGGCCCGGGCGCCGCCCAGCGCCAGTTCGAGATCGTGTCCAACGGCCCAGCAGACACGCTGGACCTGACCTACTGGGCCGGCGGTGCCCAGCACGTGCTCTCACTGGAGGATGTGGGCCTCGCAGACGCGCGCTGGAAGAACGTCACCGTGCAGGTGGCCAGTGAGACCTACAGCCTGTACGTGGGCTGCGACCTCATAGACAGCGTCACCCTGGACGAGCCCTTCTACGAGCGCCTGCAGCCGGAGGGCAGCAAGATGTACGTGGCCAAGGGCGCTGCCCGCGACGGCCACTTCAGG GGTTTGCTTCAGAATGTCCACTTGGTTTTTGAAAATTCTGTGGAAGATCTTCTAACCAAGAAAGGTTGTCAGCAAGGCCAGGGAG CTGAGGTCAACGCCATCAGTGAGAACACAGAGACGCTTCACCTGAGCCCTCATGTCCGGACCGAGTACGTGGGCCCGAGTGCTGAGCAGCGGCCGCCGGTGTGTGAGCACTCCTGTGAGGAGCTGGAGAACATGATCAACGAGCTCTCCGGGCTCCATGTCATTGTGAACCAGCTCAACGAGAACCTGAAAAGAGTG TCGAATGATAACCAGTTTCTCTGGGAGCTCATCGGTGGCCCTCCCAAGACGAGGAATGTGTCCACTTGCTGGCAGGATGGCCGTTTCTTTGCAGAAAATGAGACCTGGGTGGTGGACAGCTGTACCACGTGTACCTGCAAG aaatttaaaaccaTCTGCCACCAAATCACTTGCCCTCCATCAACCTGTGCCAACCCTTCCTTCGTGGACGGTGAATGCTGCCCGTCCTGCTTCCACT CGTTGGACAGTGAGGAGGGCTGGTCTCCATGGGCAGAGTGGACCGAGTGCTCCGTGACGTGTGGCTCCGGGACCCAGCAGAGAGGCCGCTCATGCGACGTCACCAGCAACACCTGCTTGGGGCCATCCATCCAGACGCGGGCTTGCAGCCTGGGCAAATGTGACACCCGCA TCCGGCAGGACGGCGGCTGGAGCCACTGGTCACCTTGGTCTTCCTGCTCTGTGACCTGTGGGGTTGGCAACATCACACGCATCCGTCTCTGCAACTCCCCTGTCCCCCAGATGGGGGGCAAGAATTGCAAAGGGAGTGGCCGGGAGACCAAGGCCTGCCAGGGTGTCCCGTGTCCAA TTGACGGCCGCTGGAGCCCTTGGTCCCCGTGGTCAGCCTGCACTGTTACCTGCGCTGGTGGGATCCGGGAGCGCACAAGGGTCTGCAACAGCCCCGAGCCGCAGCACGGGGGCAAGACCTGCGTGGGGGATGTAACCGAGCGCCAGATGTGCAACAAGAGGAGCTGCCCGGTCG ATGGGTGTCTGTCCAACCCCTGCTTTCCTGGAGCTGAGTGCAGCAGCTTCCCTGATGGTTCCTGGTCCTGTGGCTCCTGCCCGGTGGGCTTCCTGGGCAATGGCACTCACTGTGAGGATCTGGACGAG TGTGCCTTGGTCCCCGACGTCTGCTTCCCCAGCAGCAAGGGTCCACGCTGCATCAACACCCAGCCCGGCTTCCActgcctgccctgccccccaCGCTACCGAGGGACCCAGCCCAGCGGGGTCGGCCTGGAGGCTGCAAGCACAGACAAGCAA GTGTGTGAGCCCGAGAACCCGTGTAAGGACAAGACACACAGCTGCCACAGACACGCAGAGTGCGTTTACCTGGGCCACTTCAGTGAGCCCATGTACAAGTGTGAGTGTCAGACGGGCTACGCTGGCGATGGGCTCATCTGTGGAGAGGATTCAGACCTGGATGGCTGGCCCAACCTCAACCTGGTCTGTGCCACCAATGCCACCTATCACTGTGTCAAG GATAACTGTCCCCATCTGCCCAATTCTGGGCAAGAAGATTTTGACAAGGATGGAATTGGTGATGCCTGTGATGATGACGATGACAACGATGGTGTGACCGACGAGAAGGTAGGACGGCTCAGGCCACTGGACCACCTGTCCTGGACCtcaggagaggcaggaaggagagcGCGCTCTGTACCGAGCTGTGTGCACAG GACAACTGCCAGTTGCTCTTCAACCCCCGCCAGTTTGACTATGACAAGGACGAGGTGGGTGACCGCTGTGACAACTGCCCCTATGTGCACAACCCCGCACAGATTGACACTGACAGCAACGGCGAGGGGGACGCCTGCTCCGTGGACATTGATGGTGACG ACGTCTTCAACGAGAGGGACAACTGCCCCTATGTCTACAACACGGATCAGAGGGACACTGATGGCGACGGTGTGGGGGACCACTGCGACAACTGCCCCCTGGTGCACAACCCTGACCAG ACCGATGTGGACAATGACCTCGTCGGAGACCAGTGTGACAACAATGAGGACATCGATGATGACGGTCACCAGAACAACCAGGACAACTGCCCCTACATCTCCAATGCCAACCAGGCTGACCATGACAGTGACGGCAAGGGTGACGCCTGTGACCCTGACGACGACAATGATGGGATTCCAGACGACAGGGACAATTGCCGGCTTGTCTTTAACCCCGACCAAGAGGACTCGGATG GTGACGGGAGGGGTGATATCTGTAAAGATGACTTTGACAATGACAACGTCCCAGACATTGATGATGTGTGCCCTGAAAATAATGCCATCAGTGAGACCGACTTCAGGAACTTCCAGATGGTTCCCTTGGATCCAAAGGGGACCACCCAGATTGACCCCAACTGGGTCATTCGTCACCAGGGCAAGGAGCTGGTTCAGACGGCCAACTCGGACCCTGGCATTGCTGTAG